In Reichenbachiella agarivorans, one genomic interval encodes:
- a CDS encoding NADH-quinone oxidoreductase subunit C, which translates to MEIAEFKLLVQDRLGESAVLSIDENATPKALIVAANQIKDICAYLRDNDQSYFDMLSCLTAIDNGPEANTMEVVYNLYSIPLEQSLMLKTFIPRDNPELETVCDIWKTANWHEREAFDLFGVKFSGHPDMRRILMPADWVGYPMRKDYIEPEEYRGMKTIREEGDPS; encoded by the coding sequence ATGGAGATAGCAGAGTTTAAATTATTGGTACAGGACAGACTCGGAGAGTCAGCAGTCCTATCCATCGACGAAAATGCTACACCCAAGGCATTGATCGTAGCGGCCAATCAAATCAAAGATATTTGCGCTTACTTGCGTGACAATGACCAATCCTACTTTGATATGCTGTCTTGTCTGACAGCTATCGACAATGGTCCAGAGGCCAATACCATGGAGGTGGTATATAATCTGTACTCTATTCCCTTGGAGCAGTCCTTGATGCTGAAGACTTTCATCCCAAGAGACAATCCTGAATTAGAGACAGTATGCGATATATGGAAGACAGCCAACTGGCATGAGCGTGAAGCTTTTGATCTATTTGGTGTGAAATTTTCAGGTCACCCTGATATGAGGAGAATTTTGATGCCAGCCGACTGGGTGGGGTATCCCATGCGCAAAGACTACATCGAACCAGAAGAATACCGTGGCATGAAAACCATCAGAGAGGAGGGAGATCCATCATGA
- the nuoB gene encoding NADH-quinone oxidoreductase subunit NuoB, with translation MKGLLDQKFNNGGVVISSLEDLTNWARLSSIWPMGFGLACCAIEMMGAYASGYDLDRYGVIPRASPRLSDVMIVAGTVTYKMADRVRRLYEQMAEPRYVISMGSCANCGGPYWEHGYHVVKGVDKIIPVDVYVPGCPPRPEALIGGILKLREKIENETLVEPAGLRAIVENLD, from the coding sequence ATGAAAGGTTTACTCGATCAAAAATTTAACAATGGCGGGGTGGTGATTAGCAGCCTCGAAGACTTGACCAATTGGGCGCGACTGTCCAGTATTTGGCCTATGGGCTTTGGTTTGGCCTGTTGTGCGATCGAGATGATGGGAGCTTATGCATCTGGATACGATCTCGATAGATACGGTGTGATCCCGAGAGCCAGTCCTAGATTGTCGGATGTCATGATCGTGGCGGGTACGGTGACTTACAAAATGGCAGACAGAGTGCGCAGACTCTACGAGCAAATGGCTGAACCAAGATACGTGATCTCGATGGGTTCTTGTGCCAATTGCGGTGGCCCCTACTGGGAGCATGGTTACCATGTGGTCAAAGGCGTGGACAAAATCATCCCAGTGGATGTCTATGTCCCTGGATGTCCCCCACGACCAGAGGCGCTGATCGGAGGGATCTTGAAACTTCGAGAAAAAATTGAAAACGAAACCCTCGTGGAGCCAGCAGGCTTGCGTGCAATTGTAGAGAACTTGGACTGA
- a CDS encoding NADH-quinone oxidoreductase subunit A produces the protein MELSNYQIILLFAVGGFVAIFGSLAASWLLRPRRPNEEKLTTYECGEDPTGTAWGKFNIRFYVIALVFVLFETELLFLFPWAIVFGDEGLNALTDGKWSILAFVEMSLFILVLAFGLAYVWAKGFLEWEKPEVKTLELESAVPDSLYDQLNDKYSKAS, from the coding sequence ATGGAACTGAGCAACTATCAAATCATACTTCTCTTCGCTGTAGGCGGGTTTGTAGCCATATTTGGTTCATTGGCTGCTAGTTGGTTGCTGAGGCCTAGGCGTCCCAATGAGGAGAAACTCACGACTTACGAATGTGGTGAGGATCCAACAGGAACCGCATGGGGCAAGTTTAACATCCGTTTCTATGTCATTGCTTTGGTTTTCGTTCTGTTTGAAACCGAGCTTTTGTTTTTGTTTCCATGGGCAATTGTCTTCGGCGATGAGGGATTGAATGCCCTGACGGATGGCAAGTGGAGTATCTTGGCCTTTGTAGAGATGTCTTTGTTTATCTTGGTTTTGGCATTTGGACTGGCGTATGTCTGGGCCAAAGGTTTCCTCGAATGGGAAAAACCAGAAGTAAAAACCCTAGAACTCGAAAGTGCCGTTCCCGACAGCCTTTACGATCAACTAAATGACAAGTACAGCAAAGCATCATAA
- a CDS encoding NADP-dependent isocitrate dehydrogenase — MTKSKIIYTKTDEAPALATYSFLPIVAAFTSAAGVEVETRDISLAGRIIANLSDYLTDDQKIGDALAELGDLAKQPEANIIKLPNVSASIPQLQAAIKELQAQGYKLPNYPADPKTAEEKEIKAKYAKVLGSAVNPVLREGNSDRRAPKAVKNYAKKHPHSMGAWTADSKSHVASMASGDFYGSEKSVTIAEPTDVKIEFVATDGATEVLKASTPLKAGEIIDTAVMSIAELKKFVAAEIAAAKKDGVLFSLHLKATMMKVSDPIIFGAVVEVFYKDVFEKYADLFAELGVTATNGLGDVYAKIAGHAKQAEVEAAIEAVYTNSPDLAMVNSDKGITNLHVPSDVIVDASMPAMIRTSGQMWNKAGKSQDTVALIPDRSYAGVYQATIDFCKKNGAFDPSTMGSVSNVGLMAQKAEEYGSHDKTFQMKAAGSVKVTDQSGTVLMEQPVEAGDIFRMCQVKDAPIQDWVKLAVNRAKATGDATVFWLDENRAHDRELIKKVNTYLKDYDTKGLEILIKNPVAATEFTLAKVIEGKDVVSVTGNVLRDYLTDLFPILELGTSAKMLSIVPLMNGGGLFETGAGGSAPKHVQQFEEEGYLRWDSLGEFLALAVSLEHLSETFDNPKAKVLADTLDAATAKFLDEDKSPARKVGQIDNRGSHFYLAMYWAQELAAQSKDAELKAKFANLAKVLTESEDKINAELIGAQGKPEDIGGYYMPNVDLASKAMRPSATLNAALAAL; from the coding sequence ATGACAAAATCAAAGATCATTTACACCAAAACGGACGAAGCGCCAGCTTTGGCTACCTATTCATTTTTACCCATTGTTGCTGCGTTTACATCAGCGGCTGGCGTGGAGGTTGAGACCAGAGACATTTCATTGGCAGGCAGAATTATCGCCAATTTATCTGACTACCTCACAGATGATCAAAAAATAGGGGATGCACTGGCAGAACTCGGTGATTTGGCCAAGCAGCCAGAGGCTAACATCATCAAGTTGCCCAACGTATCTGCATCCATCCCACAGCTCCAAGCGGCTATCAAAGAATTGCAAGCACAGGGATACAAGTTGCCGAACTATCCAGCAGACCCTAAGACTGCTGAAGAAAAAGAAATCAAAGCCAAGTATGCCAAAGTATTGGGTAGTGCAGTGAATCCAGTCTTGAGGGAAGGTAACTCTGACAGAAGAGCACCCAAAGCGGTAAAAAATTATGCAAAGAAGCACCCACACAGCATGGGAGCATGGACTGCAGACTCTAAATCACATGTCGCTAGCATGGCTTCTGGAGATTTTTACGGGAGTGAAAAATCAGTAACCATCGCAGAGCCAACCGATGTGAAGATTGAGTTTGTTGCTACAGATGGAGCTACAGAGGTCTTGAAGGCATCTACTCCATTGAAAGCAGGCGAAATCATCGATACAGCAGTGATGAGTATCGCAGAATTGAAAAAGTTTGTCGCTGCTGAAATAGCAGCTGCTAAAAAGGACGGTGTGTTGTTCTCTCTTCACCTCAAAGCCACCATGATGAAGGTTTCTGACCCGATTATCTTTGGTGCTGTTGTAGAAGTGTTTTACAAAGACGTGTTTGAGAAGTATGCCGACCTATTTGCAGAGTTGGGAGTCACAGCTACCAACGGTCTGGGTGACGTCTATGCGAAAATCGCCGGCCATGCCAAGCAAGCGGAAGTAGAAGCTGCGATCGAAGCAGTGTACACAAATAGCCCAGATTTGGCTATGGTCAATTCTGACAAAGGAATCACGAACCTACACGTACCTTCAGATGTGATCGTGGATGCATCTATGCCAGCTATGATCCGTACGTCTGGTCAGATGTGGAACAAAGCAGGTAAGTCACAAGACACAGTTGCATTGATTCCAGATAGAAGTTATGCAGGTGTCTACCAAGCGACGATTGATTTTTGCAAGAAAAATGGCGCGTTTGATCCCTCTACCATGGGTTCTGTGTCCAACGTAGGGTTGATGGCACAAAAAGCTGAAGAGTACGGCTCGCATGACAAGACCTTCCAAATGAAAGCTGCCGGTTCTGTCAAGGTAACAGATCAGTCAGGCACGGTATTGATGGAGCAGCCAGTAGAGGCTGGAGACATCTTCAGAATGTGTCAGGTGAAGGATGCTCCTATTCAGGATTGGGTGAAATTGGCTGTAAACAGAGCAAAAGCAACAGGTGATGCGACTGTATTCTGGTTGGATGAGAACAGAGCACACGATAGAGAACTGATCAAAAAGGTAAATACCTACTTGAAAGATTATGATACCAAAGGCTTAGAGATTTTGATCAAAAACCCAGTAGCGGCTACTGAGTTCACTTTGGCAAAAGTGATCGAAGGAAAAGATGTTGTTTCTGTGACAGGAAACGTACTGAGAGATTACTTAACTGACCTTTTCCCCATCTTGGAATTAGGGACGAGTGCGAAAATGTTGTCTATCGTTCCGTTGATGAATGGTGGAGGCTTGTTCGAAACAGGAGCTGGCGGATCAGCACCTAAGCACGTACAGCAGTTCGAAGAAGAAGGTTATTTGCGTTGGGATTCTTTGGGAGAGTTCTTGGCATTGGCGGTTTCGTTGGAGCACTTGTCAGAGACATTTGACAATCCAAAAGCGAAAGTTTTGGCAGATACCTTGGATGCAGCTACTGCTAAATTCTTGGATGAAGACAAATCACCTGCACGTAAAGTAGGTCAGATTGACAACAGAGGCTCACATTTTTACCTAGCGATGTACTGGGCACAGGAATTGGCCGCACAAAGCAAAGACGCTGAGTTGAAAGCAAAATTTGCCAACTTGGCCAAGGTCTTGACCGAAAGTGAAGACAAAATCAATGCTGAGTTGATTGGAGCGCAAGGCAAACCAGAAGACATCGGTGGCTATTACATGCCAAACGTGGATTTGGCGTCTAAGGCCATGAGACCAAGTGCTACTTTGAACGCTGCTTTAGCGGCATTGTAA
- a CDS encoding sensor histidine kinase, whose product MLIDIWSDKITGKLSMLNNPKTNTVHKKEGFNLSYSSLLIGCIISLGLLILFETMMYYRHAEMDKNQDLEAVSFGSELIPRIDRELNKLIYLSSGLEAYLKVYHNEIESDKIEQVMEEITYESKFIKSIGLSIGTVIQYVAPYEGNQKAIGLDYRLNAEQWPDVKQLIETRQAILSGPVNLVQGGRSFIYRTPIFVQDKLFGILSTVVDIDPFFETALMELTDRGYKVSIRQTWQDSVLLYGKSELFASEHAVKLNSEILNQKWEYAIASTRIDSRVSLMGYLHLFGRCCWLIVSMIIIYALQITKTNITSKRKYDILAKNISDFIWIHNSTKGYFTYMSPSQNFYSGYSSEELRDKKLGETLTRDSQVILHNRIEEARKEIEKTGQSDGFFLELEQNHKDGHTIWIEISAKVRKNSQAEIEILGISRNVDDRKRAQIELHDSEKQLIELNATKDRFFSIIAHDLKSPFISLTSMLDLMLGSFDQISHEEKIKYLSMCRDSTVNTAKLLENLLTWARSQSGDLNFKPVQVKLSDSISKTLGIFEITASNKEQKIVFEKTDQYSVFADKFMLETILRNLISNALKFTPRGGRITIDCTAKEDYVTVSIIDTGVGMSSEAMDNLFVITKKTSTPGTENEKGTGLGLLLCKELVEKNGGNLSVQSTQGQGSMFSFTVPLAVDWEG is encoded by the coding sequence ATGTTGATTGATATTTGGTCTGACAAAATTACTGGTAAATTAAGCATGCTCAACAACCCAAAAACCAACACAGTGCACAAAAAAGAAGGGTTCAACCTATCTTATAGCTCTCTCCTGATAGGCTGTATCATCTCTCTTGGTTTGCTGATTCTGTTCGAAACCATGATGTATTATCGCCATGCGGAGATGGACAAAAATCAAGACTTGGAAGCCGTATCCTTTGGTAGTGAATTAATCCCTAGAATTGACCGTGAGCTCAACAAATTGATCTATCTCTCCTCAGGTTTGGAAGCCTATCTCAAAGTGTATCACAATGAAATAGAATCAGACAAGATCGAACAGGTTATGGAAGAGATCACCTACGAATCCAAATTCATCAAAAGTATAGGTCTGTCGATCGGTACCGTCATCCAATATGTAGCCCCATACGAAGGCAACCAAAAGGCCATAGGCTTGGACTACAGACTCAATGCAGAACAATGGCCCGATGTGAAACAACTGATAGAAACAAGACAGGCGATTTTATCTGGCCCTGTCAATTTGGTACAGGGCGGTAGGTCTTTCATCTATCGCACTCCCATTTTTGTACAAGACAAATTATTTGGCATCCTGTCCACTGTAGTAGATATCGACCCATTCTTTGAAACGGCTCTCATGGAACTAACCGACAGAGGTTATAAGGTTTCCATCAGACAAACATGGCAGGACAGTGTCTTACTTTATGGCAAGTCAGAACTCTTTGCTAGCGAACATGCTGTCAAATTGAACTCTGAAATATTGAATCAAAAATGGGAGTATGCCATTGCCTCCACGAGAATTGACTCTCGTGTTTCTCTCATGGGTTATTTGCATCTATTTGGAAGGTGCTGCTGGCTAATTGTATCTATGATCATCATCTATGCCCTACAAATCACCAAAACCAACATCACCAGCAAGCGGAAATATGATATATTGGCCAAGAACATCTCCGATTTCATCTGGATACACAACTCCACCAAGGGGTATTTCACCTACATGAGTCCTTCACAGAACTTCTATTCAGGCTATAGCAGTGAAGAACTCCGAGATAAAAAATTGGGAGAAACATTGACCCGTGACTCACAGGTCATTTTGCACAATCGTATAGAGGAGGCACGTAAGGAAATAGAAAAAACAGGTCAGAGTGATGGCTTTTTTCTGGAACTAGAACAGAATCACAAGGATGGACATACAATATGGATAGAAATATCTGCGAAGGTGAGAAAAAACAGCCAAGCTGAAATTGAAATACTCGGTATCAGTCGCAATGTGGACGACCGAAAAAGAGCCCAGATAGAACTCCATGACAGTGAGAAACAACTCATCGAACTAAATGCTACCAAAGACAGGTTTTTCTCCATCATCGCCCATGACCTGAAGAGTCCATTTATATCCCTGACGAGCATGCTGGATCTGATGCTGGGCAGTTTTGACCAGATCAGCCACGAAGAAAAAATCAAATACCTCAGCATGTGTCGTGATAGCACGGTCAACACAGCAAAACTCCTCGAAAACCTGCTCACCTGGGCCAGGTCACAATCAGGAGACCTAAATTTCAAACCCGTGCAAGTCAAGCTCTCTGACAGTATCTCCAAAACATTGGGAATATTTGAAATCACTGCCAGCAACAAGGAACAAAAAATAGTTTTTGAGAAGACAGATCAGTACAGCGTCTTTGCGGACAAATTTATGCTAGAAACCATCCTACGAAACCTCATATCTAACGCTCTCAAATTCACGCCTAGAGGTGGCAGAATCACCATTGACTGTACGGCCAAAGAAGATTACGTCACTGTATCGATCATTGATACAGGGGTAGGGATGTCTAGTGAAGCCATGGACAACCTATTTGTAATAACCAAAAAGACAAGTACCCCTGGTACAGAAAATGAAAAAGGAACGGGATTGGGTCTACTTCTTTGTAAGGAATTGGTTGAAAAAAATGGGGGTAACCTGAGCGTACAGAGTACCCAAGGTCAGGGTAGCATGTTCAGCTTTACTGTTCCTTTGGCAGTGGATTGGGAAGGTTGA
- the rocD gene encoding ornithine--oxo-acid transaminase, with protein sequence MVREMTSEQAIDLEDKYGAHNYHPLPVVLSKGEGVYVWDVEGERYFDFLSAYSAVNQGHCHPKIVGALTEQAQKLTLTSRAFYNDALGEYEKYITEYFGFDKVLPMNTGAEAVETAIKLTRKWAYEVKGIPENEAKIIVCENNFHGRTTTIISFSNDPDAQKNFGPYTAGFVKIPYNDIDALKEALKDKNVAGLLMEPIQGEAGVYVPQEGFLKAASAACKAAGVLFVADEVQTGIARTGKLLACDHEGVKPDVLILGKAISGGVYPVSVVLANDDIMHVIKPGQHGSTFGGNPLAAKVAMAALDVIKDEKLAENAERLGVIFRERINQFIATTEVVSLVRGKGLLNAIVINDSEDSSTAWDICVALKENGLLAKPTHGNIIRFAPPLVMTEEQLHECCDIIIDTIKAFKK encoded by the coding sequence ATGGTAAGAGAAATGACAAGTGAACAGGCGATAGACTTGGAAGACAAATACGGTGCGCATAATTATCATCCGCTACCGGTAGTGTTGTCCAAAGGCGAAGGAGTGTATGTTTGGGATGTAGAAGGCGAGAGGTATTTTGACTTTCTGTCAGCCTACTCGGCGGTCAATCAAGGTCATTGTCATCCCAAAATCGTGGGCGCACTTACCGAACAAGCACAAAAATTGACGTTGACCTCTCGTGCGTTTTACAACGATGCTTTGGGGGAATATGAAAAATATATCACGGAATACTTCGGTTTTGACAAAGTGCTACCTATGAATACAGGTGCGGAAGCTGTGGAGACGGCTATCAAACTGACCCGTAAGTGGGCCTATGAGGTGAAAGGTATTCCAGAGAATGAAGCCAAAATCATCGTGTGTGAAAATAACTTTCATGGACGTACAACGACCATCATTTCGTTCTCCAACGATCCAGATGCTCAGAAGAATTTTGGTCCCTACACAGCTGGGTTTGTCAAGATTCCATACAATGATATTGATGCATTGAAGGAAGCGTTGAAGGATAAAAATGTAGCAGGTCTATTGATGGAGCCTATCCAAGGCGAAGCAGGCGTGTACGTGCCACAAGAAGGATTCTTGAAAGCAGCTAGCGCAGCATGCAAAGCTGCGGGTGTGCTCTTCGTAGCTGATGAAGTACAGACAGGCATCGCCAGAACGGGTAAACTATTGGCTTGTGATCACGAGGGAGTGAAACCAGACGTGTTGATCTTGGGCAAGGCGATTTCTGGAGGGGTGTATCCCGTATCAGTTGTATTGGCGAATGATGACATCATGCACGTGATCAAACCAGGCCAGCATGGGTCTACTTTCGGAGGGAATCCATTGGCTGCCAAGGTAGCAATGGCTGCTCTGGATGTGATCAAGGATGAGAAACTAGCTGAGAACGCAGAGCGATTGGGTGTGATCTTCAGAGAGCGAATCAATCAGTTCATCGCGACGACCGAGGTGGTCTCTTTGGTGAGAGGAAAGGGATTGTTGAACGCCATCGTGATCAACGATTCTGAGGACAGCTCTACCGCATGGGATATTTGTGTGGCATTGAAGGAGAATGGTTTGCTCGCCAAGCCAACCCACGGCAACATCATCCGATTTGCACCGCCGTTGGTGATGACAGAGGAGCAACTGCACGAGTGTTGTGATATCATCATTGACACAATCAAAGCATTCAAAAAGTAA
- a CDS encoding DUF5522 domain-containing protein, which translates to MSPLEPENSYFNEAGFMVFTETYHRKRGYCCKNGCKHCPYGFKKQDG; encoded by the coding sequence ATCTCTCCCTTAGAGCCAGAGAACTCCTATTTCAACGAGGCGGGATTCATGGTCTTCACCGAGACCTATCATCGCAAGCGTGGCTACTGCTGCAAAAATGGCTGCAAACATTGCCCCTATGGATTCAAGAAACAAGATGGATAA
- a CDS encoding DUF6934 family protein, producing MKLPRYNLSSDSQLTTFEFVSEGPNGRIVKLVQYSPTNLKNVYNLAFGDKNGQTGEINDLTISNNGDSEKILATVVSTVYAFTDQHPVANIYATGSTESRTRLYRIGITKYIEEISEHFHVYGELDKGWEKFEKDRDYLGFLVYRK from the coding sequence ATGAAATTACCCCGCTACAACCTGTCATCCGATTCTCAACTCACAACCTTCGAATTTGTCAGCGAAGGGCCGAATGGGCGGATAGTTAAACTAGTTCAGTACTCTCCAACAAATCTTAAGAACGTATACAATCTAGCATTTGGAGATAAGAACGGTCAAACTGGTGAAATCAACGATCTGACAATTTCAAACAACGGAGATAGTGAAAAAATTCTAGCCACAGTTGTTAGCACTGTTTATGCCTTTACGGATCAACATCCAGTGGCCAACATTTATGCTACCGGAAGTACAGAAAGCAGAACACGATTATACCGCATCGGAATAACCAAGTATATAGAGGAAATATCGGAGCACTTTCATGTGTACGGAGAACTCGATAAAGGCTGGGAGAAATTTGAAAAGGACCGAGACTATCTTGGTTTTTTAGTCTATAGAAAATAA
- a CDS encoding ATP-dependent helicase: MSNLDQAYLDQLNPPQKEAVLKVEGPTMIIAGAGSGKTRVLTYRIAHLIKEHNVDPFSILSLTFTNKAAREMRERIETVVGSNARNLWMGTFHSVFSRILRAEADKLGYPSHFTIYDTDDSKSLLKNIIKYYGLDDKVYKPNVVLNRISSAKNRLVSWQEYMNNPIFLQDDTENGKPEMGKIYKEYVQRCFKADAMDFDDLLFNTNVLFRDHIDVLNKYQQRFKYVMVDEFQDTNISQYLITKKLAAVRRNICVVGDDAQSIYAFRGADIQNILNFEKDYPELNVVKLEQNYRSSKTIVGAANSIIGKNKNQLRKSVWTDNGEGELIDLIKATSDSEEGKLVASAIFESKNQNHYHNSDFAILYRTNSQSRALEEALRRNNIKYKIIGGLSFYQRKEIKDVLGYIRFAVNQNDEQALRRIINLPKRGIGDSSVEKLVVAAAENNADLWTALDNAKHVLSGRAATAVTEFVTLIKSFKLAVEKKDAFEAASHIAKNSGLLKELYDDKTIEGRNRYENVQELLNGIKDFVDNSENEDKSMSAFLQEIALLTDVENDKDEDKDYVTMMTIHSSKGLEFKNVFVVGMEEDLFPSQMMISSRQDLEEERRLFYVAITRAETKLYMSYALTRYRFGRLKTCEPSRFLSEIDTDFIKINQKFSSPASPAADYTRSFVNQVSQPVRKPVNQAVVHKPSPDFKPSNTSRLEVGNKVEHPKFGFGEVTSIEIQGANKKASINFEKAGEKTLLLSFAKLRIL; this comes from the coding sequence ATGAGTAATTTGGATCAAGCGTATTTAGATCAATTAAATCCCCCACAAAAAGAGGCAGTATTGAAGGTAGAAGGCCCTACGATGATCATCGCAGGTGCTGGTTCGGGCAAGACCAGAGTATTGACTTATCGGATTGCGCATTTGATCAAGGAGCACAATGTTGACCCATTTTCGATTCTGTCGCTGACATTTACCAACAAGGCTGCCCGTGAAATGCGCGAGCGGATCGAGACTGTCGTGGGGAGCAATGCACGCAACCTCTGGATGGGGACCTTTCACTCGGTGTTCTCTAGGATACTCAGAGCGGAGGCGGACAAGCTAGGCTATCCGAGTCACTTTACGATCTACGACACGGACGATTCTAAGTCCCTGCTCAAAAATATCATCAAATATTACGGTTTGGACGACAAGGTGTACAAGCCCAATGTCGTACTCAATCGAATCTCCTCTGCCAAAAACCGATTGGTGTCGTGGCAAGAATACATGAACAACCCCATTTTCCTCCAAGACGATACAGAGAATGGGAAACCCGAAATGGGTAAAATCTACAAAGAATACGTACAACGCTGCTTCAAAGCAGATGCCATGGACTTTGATGATTTGCTGTTCAATACCAACGTGCTCTTCAGGGACCACATCGATGTACTCAACAAGTACCAGCAGCGATTCAAATACGTGATGGTCGACGAGTTTCAGGATACTAACATCTCTCAGTACCTGATCACCAAAAAACTGGCGGCAGTACGTCGCAACATCTGTGTGGTGGGTGATGATGCACAAAGTATTTATGCTTTTCGGGGTGCTGATATCCAAAACATCCTCAACTTCGAAAAAGACTACCCAGAGTTGAATGTCGTGAAGCTGGAGCAGAACTACCGATCGTCCAAGACCATCGTGGGAGCTGCCAACTCCATCATCGGAAAAAACAAGAATCAGCTGCGCAAGAGCGTCTGGACAGACAACGGGGAGGGAGAGTTGATCGACCTGATCAAAGCCACCTCGGACAGCGAAGAGGGTAAGCTGGTCGCATCAGCGATTTTTGAATCCAAGAATCAAAATCACTACCACAATTCTGATTTTGCGATCCTCTATCGGACCAATAGCCAGTCAAGAGCGCTAGAAGAAGCACTCAGACGAAACAACATCAAATACAAAATCATCGGAGGTCTATCTTTTTACCAACGCAAGGAGATCAAAGATGTGCTGGGATACATCCGTTTTGCAGTCAACCAAAATGACGAGCAGGCACTGAGGAGGATTATCAACCTACCCAAGCGTGGGATTGGAGATTCTTCGGTGGAGAAACTGGTTGTGGCTGCCGCTGAAAATAATGCCGATCTATGGACAGCTCTGGACAATGCCAAGCACGTATTGAGTGGACGTGCAGCTACTGCTGTGACGGAGTTTGTGACACTGATCAAGAGCTTCAAGCTGGCGGTGGAGAAGAAAGATGCCTTTGAGGCGGCCTCTCACATCGCCAAGAACTCGGGCTTGCTCAAGGAGCTCTACGATGACAAAACCATCGAAGGGCGCAACCGCTACGAAAACGTCCAGGAATTGCTCAATGGGATCAAGGATTTTGTGGATAACTCTGAAAATGAGGACAAGAGTATGTCGGCTTTCTTGCAGGAGATCGCGCTGCTCACCGATGTAGAAAATGACAAAGACGAGGACAAAGACTACGTCACGATGATGACCATTCACTCATCCAAAGGGTTGGAGTTTAAGAATGTGTTTGTGGTGGGGATGGAGGAGGACTTGTTTCCGTCCCAGATGATGATCAGTTCTCGTCAGGACCTGGAGGAGGAGCGACGCTTGTTTTATGTAGCCATCACCCGTGCAGAGACCAAGCTCTACATGAGTTATGCCCTGACCCGATACAGGTTTGGCAGGTTGAAAACTTGCGAGCCGAGCAGATTCCTCAGCGAGATCGATACAGATTTCATCAAAATCAATCAAAAGTTCAGTTCGCCTGCTTCACCAGCTGCGGATTACACCCGTAGTTTCGTCAATCAGGTGAGTCAGCCTGTGCGCAAGCCCGTCAACCAAGCGGTGGTGCACAAGCCCTCGCCAGACTTCAAACCGAGCAATACCTCCCGATTGGAGGTCGGAAACAAGGTGGAGCATCCCAAGTTCGGGTTTGGTGAAGTAACTAGCATAGAAATCCAAGGCGCCAACAAAAAGGCTAGCATCAACTTTGAAAAAGCAGGAGAGAAGACCCTGCTGTTGAGTTTTGCGAAATTGAGGATTCTTTAG
- a CDS encoding DUF3109 family protein, which produces MIILDNAVLSDDLKERHFVCDLNKCKGACCVEGDLGAPLEEEELDILDGVIEAVKPYMSAAGLEAIENQGAYILDEEGDYSTTTIGDRECAFAIYDEKNILKCAIDQAYRDKKITWQKPISCHLYPIRITKYDHYDALNYDQWEICAPACNLGEQLKVPVYKFLKEPLIRKYGSEWYDRLEEEIQGQE; this is translated from the coding sequence ATGATAATATTGGATAACGCCGTCCTGTCTGATGACCTCAAAGAGCGGCATTTTGTGTGCGACCTCAACAAGTGCAAGGGGGCTTGTTGTGTAGAAGGAGACTTGGGTGCCCCACTAGAAGAGGAAGAATTGGATATCCTAGACGGAGTGATCGAGGCAGTCAAGCCCTATATGTCTGCGGCAGGATTGGAAGCCATCGAGAATCAGGGAGCTTATATCCTAGACGAAGAGGGCGATTACTCGACGACAACTATTGGTGACCGAGAGTGTGCCTTTGCGATATATGACGAAAAAAACATCCTCAAGTGCGCTATCGATCAAGCATATCGGGACAAAAAAATCACTTGGCAGAAGCCTATATCTTGCCATTTGTATCCTATTCGGATCACTAAGTACGACCACTACGATGCGTTGAATTATGACCAGTGGGAGATATGTGCGCCGGCATGCAACCTCGGAGAGCAACTCAAAGTACCCGTGTACAAGTTTCTCAAAGAACCGTTGATTAGAAAATACGGTAGCGAATGGTACGATAGATTAGAAGAAGAAATACAAGGACAGGAATAG